A segment of the Denticeps clupeoides chromosome 2, fDenClu1.1, whole genome shotgun sequence genome:
TGGATTTGCGGGGGTATTTAATTATGCATCGGGAGATTGCGCGGCGGCGCTGGAACCAACAAGCTCACGCACTTCCCTTTGAAGTTCAacattacagattttttttttttttttaatctaatgcTGGGGGTGCAACtgtggaaataaatgcattctCAGGGTGACAAACCACTAATGATTCACTAGCAGGATTAAAGGAAACACTGTTTCCTTTTTTAGATTCACATGCTGAGAGTCATGTGTGAATCACCGTGCAAGGTGAATCATAACGCGGCAAAGGAGCTCGCTCTCCATCCAGAAATCTATAAACATATATCTATATTGCCTAGAGTGTTTATGATGGCGAAACTGACTAAACTGAATAGGTCACAGGTTAGCCTTTTTAAAAGGGACATTAGATGTGCCAATTTTGGGTTGGATATAAGATTGTCCGCCAACAAGGATGTTTCCatccctctcttctcttctcttctcttctcttctcttctcttctcttctcttctcttctcttctcttctcttctcttctcttctcttctcttctcttctcttcatcTCTATTTCTCTCTTACCCAGAGTGAGATAATAAGGCACTGGGGATATCCAGCTGAAGAGTACGAAGTGGTCACCGAAGATGGATACATCCTGAGCGTCAACAGGATCCCATACGGCATCTCAAGCAAAAACtcacaaggtgtgtgtgtgtgtgtgtgtgtgtgtgtgtgtgtagttcctCTTTACCTAAAAGCGAAATTGTGTACAGGAACCACCATTTGTACAGCCTGAGAGGGAACAGGGCGGCAGAGACGCTCTTTTCAGGAACACGTTAGCATCAATTTTTAACCACATGGCTGTTGCAGTCACTGGTAAATAGGGGCTCATTAACTATGCAGCAAGATGTCGGAGTCTCAGGAGACCGGTCTTCAGCCAAACCATCTCACAAGCGCTGTGCGTGAGAACTTACTGTTAGCTGGCACGGTTAGTGGTGTTTGTAACATATGCAAAATTGCTTTTAAACacaggttgttgttttttttaataaaacatagaTTTGATGCAGTCTTCACTCACCGGCCAATTGCTTGTTAACACAAATATgtaatcagccaatcacatggcagCAACTTCATGCATTTAAGCATCTGAGGAACATCTCGTTTAATCCACGCCCTGAAGAACTATGGCAGTTCTCATGGCGCAACTAGCAATGTGTCCCTAAAGTGGCAGGTGAGTgtgtaaaaattaaataaagcatcTCTGCAATGCCAAATATCAtagtaaaataatattaaaaacataaaaaacaacacacttacacatgtggcaattatcagatgcccttatccagagcgacttacaataaagtagttacagggacagtcccccctggagcaacttagggttgagcatcttgctcagggacacaatggtagtaagtggggtttgaacctgggtcttctgggtcacaggcgagtgtgtttttccacttatagtaataataagaagaagaatgcgaaaaaaaagtcacttgtTCCTAAGGAACCAGTGCTTATCTTGCACATACACATCTAAGTAATGTGatgtaaactccgcccacacaagGTTCGAGCCTTGGAGGCGTGAGGCCACGCCGCAGCGATGTAATGGGATACGACAAAATTACAATTCAAATCATACAGACTTTAAGACTGTTACGTGCTATGACTGATAGACAgtcaatttatatttaaataggATGGTCGTAGCCTAGAcacgcttgcctatgaaccagaagaccagaaagacataggttcaaatcccacttactaccatcgtgtccctgagcaaggcacttaaccctgagtgtctccaggggggaccgtccctgtaactgatgTTAAGTCgtcctggataagggcgtctgataaatggcaccGTTGTAAATAGATTTAATGAATGAAACGCTAAGGCGCTCTTCAGTCAGTAACTCCATTGTTCCTGGTCCTGGGTggtggacggtgtgtgtgtgtgtgaaacatgtTTGGGTTTCCTGCGAGACGGGGTGCTACGCTTGGCTCGAGGTTGAAACAGAGACCACCCACAcgtccacacaaaaaaaaaagtggaacgGGTGTCTTGTGGCTCCTTAGCCTTGCAGCTTTCCCAACCCTAACGGAGTAGAGAGAAGGTTTGTTGTAACATTTATGTGACGTTTTAAAGCATCCACTTCCCTTGGGATGAACTTCGTCTCACGTAAGGCGTGAATTTATTTTTAGGCCTGTAGGTTATACTCACGCTGTCTAGCGGGCGAAAACGGATCAGCTCTTGTCTGTCGGGTTCGGGCGAAATTTAACGCCGGCCTTGCAGTATTTACAACCGCTGTCATCCTGCCTACAGACCATGTTAAAATTTAACCATTCAGGCCAGGTAAAAATAGATCATGCCTAATATGGCTGACCTTATTGATCGTAATATTCTGGTGGATTGCATGTGAAATAACCCCTGGCACCCCAGTGCAACACATAACTTAGCATATGCAGTTAAGTGTAGGGGCGTGGTTCGACCGTTTCCTGCTCCACACTGAAAActcaattattttaaattattcatgtaaatcatTTGGTTTCATAAATCATTGGCTAAAATGTCAGGGCTTCTGCAGGAAAACCATATtgacctggcaacactggtgCTCAGATTTGCATTACAATttctatattaaaataattcaatttgTTTTGTCTAGAGAAGCGACTATTAGATTTAATTCTGGAGCGTAACTTGCACGTTTCAGTCATGAGCTGAGAAACTCATGCTTGGGTCTCATGTCTTTTTTAGaaaaagaggatttttttttctcatctcaTTAATAAGGGACCGTGCACTTCAACTGACCCCGAGATTTTAGAGCAACTGTAAATTAGCTGCATTGGAACTGAAGTCAGTCCTTAAATATGCTGCTTCATCTGCCAAACAGAGAGCTTCGTCTACTTTAGCATtcggcctctgtgtgtgtgtgtgtgtgtgtgtgtgtgtgtgtgtgtgtgtgtgtgtctgtgtgtgtgtctgtgtgtgtgtctgtgtgtgtgtgtgtgtgtgtgtgtgtgtgtgtgtgtgtgtgtgtgtgtgtgtgtgtgtgtgaatctcaCTAATGTGCTCTGATATCCACTAAATAAGTAAAGAACCATCCGACTGTTAGTTTCACTGGatggtaaatgtgtgtgtgtggcgagtACTGGAGAGGCATCTAATTTCCTGCTGCCCCACTTCTCCCAGATTCACAAAGTGGGTTGtgtcacacttacacactcacgtccacacacacacacacacacctttttttgtatttttaatgtatttacatgTTCAAATATTAAATGTGCAGTTTCTAAATGTGCCATTTTCTGCTCAGCAAATGGATTAGAGCCAAATCCATGAATTAACGGCCACTGTGATGTGTAGAGTTACGCATGTTTAAGCTGGGAATGGATGAAAACTGGGAATGGATGAAACCAGGCTGGCGCCTGTCTGTGTGGCGAACAAGGGGAGCTTACATCCTGTTACTGACTGATATCGGCAATAAAGAAAAAGTCAAATGGCCAAACGCTCACTGCTGCTCTCGTGGAGTTTGGCTCCCCCTCGTGGCCAAATCCCGACACCCACTTATTGTTAGTTATTATGAAACCCTTTTGTTTGGTTTTCGTAAGCTGAATTGCGATTGTCCATGCAGATCCCCGGCCCGCTGTGTTCCTCCAGCACGGCCTTCTGGCGGCAGGAAGCAACTGGATCACCAACCTGCCCAACACCAGTCTCGGCTACCTCCTTTCAGAGGCCGGATTCGACGTGTGGATCGGGAACAGCCGTGGGAATACCTGGTCCCAGAGGCATGTCAATCTAACTCGTGATCAAGATGCATTCTGGGAATTCAGGTAATATACTTTCTTTGATTCAGTACGTATTCAGTAGTAACTACGtctactactaccaccttacattgaagactatgaaataacaaatGTTGggtaaagtaataaataaaacaaaaaaaaaaaattgtgatgcaAAGAAATAACTTAAAGAACtgttgctgtgatggcagcatttcacactcttggcttctctccaccaccttaagttggacaacgggaacagtttccaacagtcctgaaggtttatgctgaacactttcttatcatttaaTCATGTTACTGAGCATCTCACGAAGCAGCTTTTGAGTgagcaaagcagccatgaagctCCTGATataacaaatactaaatatgtttatttcattggattcttcaaaatggctccatcttagtctccataaccaccacggAGTTGGTGCATCCAAACTGGTAGTGTATGACCACCAGtgttgactggtagtgtatatattagggctgtcaacccaataaataaaaaataaaaacttaacGTATTGCAAAGATGTAAATCGTCACAATGAATTGTCTAAAGTCTAAAGCTTGCCAAAATTGAGAACTATTACAGAGAGAATTGTGGTAAAGAGGCGGTAAATGGGGTGTGAGATGATTACTGCAatcagtaactactgattgtaagtcgccctggataagggcatctgataaatactgtaaatgtaaaatgtactacAATTAGAACAATGGTTGATCCCCTAGTGTAGCAACTGTGTATCTTTGTCTAGGCATAACCTTAATCTTCAATATATTGTtgaaaagaaatataaatatgtagGTGTcactgacttaaaaaaaaaaaacacaaggtcaCAATAGGGAAATTTTTTGTACTACTggtgtaataaaaaatatttaatagcTGTTGCATTTATGCTACAAGCAATGTGcgcaattaaaataaataatgcacagtATGTTCTCTAATTTTAAATCACACAAAACCGAAATGAGGAACTGGTTGTTCTCATTTTTCCATCCCACAGTTTTGATGAGATGGCTAAAAAGGACCTTCCTGCTGTCATCGACTTTATCACAAAAACCACAGGCCAAGAGCAGATCTTCTATGTGGGCCATTCTCAGGGAACGACTATCGGTATCCACCGTCATCTCAGCCGATGAGGACATTTTAATACCCATCATATATTCTACTCACTTCGCATCAACTAATAACTAATGTTATCCTTGtacttttttaatgcatttattttttttttagcttttgtgGCCTTCTCCACAATGCCAGAGCTGGCAAGTAAAATCAAGATGTTCTTCGCCCTGGCTCCTGTAGCAACAGTGGGATTCGCCAACAGCCCAATGACAAAACTGTCATTTCTCCCGGAAATTATCATTTGGGTGTGTTACACAATGGTTGCATCAgtcattcttttttcttttttttttacataatgtgATGAcctgatttgatttttttttccaggaccTCTTTGGGAAGAAGGACTTCTTCCCGCAGAATGAGCTGATCAAGTTTTTCGCCACCGAGTTTTGTAGTCACGAGCCGTTCAGTTGTCTGTGCGGAAACATCTTCTTCTTGCTGTGTGGCTTTGACGAGAGAAATCTGAACATGGTaggcagctcacacacacacacacacacacacacacacacacacacacacacacactctctcaaaCCAGTCGGGCTGTAAACCGATCCCACAAACCTGCTTATCAAGTGACAGTTATGTTCACACTGGTATCTGAGATCAGTCAGGTGTCCTGACTCAGACTAAATAAGGTTTTGAGAAGCTTGTCTttctaaataatatttttttcaagataTTTTTAGGAGACACATTGATGGCAGCATGTTGTGTCCGTCCAAAGTGGTTTTCCGCTCAGCGGGGCATCATGAGAACCATATTCATCCAGAtttggtgctttactcagtttTTGAACAGAACACTATTACCTGAGCCTCTTTACCAAAATTGTCTCTGTAAAAGTTTTCAATTTTAGCAAGGTTTAGACTTGAGAATTAATCTCGATTAATTGTGACTATTTACTCTTTTCGAAACGTTAGttagttaaatttttttatttattgggttgacagccctaatatatacactaccagtcaactACCAGTCACTACTGGGGATCATACACTACCAGTTTGGATGCACCAACTccgtggtggttatggagactaagttGGAGCcaatttgaagaatccaatgaaataaacatatttagtatttgttatATCATAAAAAgatacaaagtgaagtgattgtcacatgtgatagcagcacagcacatggtgcacacggtgaaatttgtcctctgcatttaacccatcaccctgagtgagcagtgggcagccatgacaggcgcccggggagcagtgtgtggggacggggctttgctcagtgacacctcagtggcaccttggcagatcgggattcgaaccggcaaccttctgattatgggggccgcttccttaaccgctaggctgcccctttatttttatttttttttacagatacatcaggAGCTTCATTATTGCTTTGTTCACTCAAAAGCTGCTTTGTGAGATGCTCAGTAACATGGttaaataataagaaagtgttcagcataaaccttcaggactgttggaaactgttgtcccgttgtccaacttaaggtggtggagagaagccaagagtgtgaaatgctgccatcacagcaacaGTTCTTTAAGTTATTTATTGCATCACAGTTTTTTGCCttctttgctatttttttttatttattacttaacACAACatatgttatttcatagtcttcAACGTAAGGCCCATCAATTAGTAGGTATGTCCAAAAcgtttgaatggtagtgtacatATGTATTTTAGAAATGTCCATGAATGTCCatgtccatgaaaaaaaaacatgtaaagaaCAAGATGGCTGATCCAAAACTGACCCATATGAAACGAAGTTCAACATTTATGTTTCCATCAGTTCTGACAAACTAACGTTGCTAACCcaagtttttctgtttttagagCCGTACGCCTGTGTACACGACACACTGTCCAGCTGGGACATCCGTACAGAATATGATTCACTGGTCTCAGGTACTGTGtcctgagaaataaaaaaaaaaatgtctttctgtcTAATGATGCTTGTGTAAGTGCAGTTTCCATCTGGCCATATGTTTAATAAtcttaataatttattaaactCTTTTTATAGGCTGTGAGCAGTAAGAAGTTCATGGCCTACGACTATGGGAAGAAGGGAAACATGGCGCATTACAACCAGGTAAATCCATCTTTACCCATTGGCaagtaattttaaatatttgaaatgtagTAGACATGTTCAGTTGAGACTGAGCTCCCTCCGTCCAGACCACTCCCCCGGCGTACAACGTCCGCGACATGAAGGTTCCCACCGCGTTGTGGTCGGGGGGCCATGACACCCTAGCCGACCCGAAGGACGTGGCCTTACTTCTCACCCAGATCCCCAACCTGGTGTATCATCGGCATATCAAACGCTGGGAGCACCTGGACTTCATCTGGGGCCTGGACGCCCCGCAGGAGATGTACGGCGACATGATCAAGCTCATGCGGCAGCACTCGTGAGCCGACGTGGCCTCAGCCCTTCCGCTGCACTAACGAACGCTTTCCGTGTCTGATCAAGGAAATTATGCTAACCGTGATGCTTTTAGGTCCGGATTCGTTCCAAACCTCTGTATGCAAGAGGTTTGtgttttatgctgttttttaaaatttagacccttctttaaatgtgaaatgtggcGAGAGAAAAAAGTGCTGCTGAGGGTTCTGTTAGCCGCCccaaatctatttaaaaaatgcacatcaTTGAGCGGTCAAGATTGGACGATTCCAGGAAAAGATTATCCTGTCTCCACTCCTGTTTTACCTCATGTACATGTTGGACTTACTGGCAACCAATTTCCATATTATTATCTGAAATGGCATCAAAGCTGAAACCCTAAAatactttatacttttttttcatatgttaTATATGTCTGCGTGTTAATGTATATGATCAACAATTAATTGATGTGAAGTATTACTACTAACTAATGTGAATTTTTGTCTGTGCACCGACCAAAGAATGCCTTAATCTCATTGTTAATTCTGTCATTAAACGATTTGACTCTCCGGAAAGTAGGCTCATGCGCGTCAGGCAGTTTATTCACGGATCAAATGAATTCACATTCAGtggaaaatatacatttgtaaGCATTGCGAGCAGACTGCATCTGAagaaaaaggaaacattttgAATCTACCACAATTTTTATGCATCATGCACGCAGGTTGCACCTCATTCCATGGCTCTCAATTAATTCATAAATCCATTTGTCATGGAACGAAATCTCGGTGCAGGCAGGAAGGACGATTAATTAGAACACGGCCGTGGTAAACATGGACAAACATTCAATGACCTGACAAGGACTAAACACAAGAGGgcagtatatatacacacaacaacagGCGCAAGCAGCCAGGTAATCGGGGGCGAGGTCATGGGCTCGGGGCACACCCCCCATGGTCGGAACCGTGACACCGTGATTAGCCTTCCTTCTTCAGCTCTTTGATTATTTTTGCAAATTTTAATCGTTTCGCCACATCCAGTGGAGTCTCTCctttctggggaaaaaaaaaaaaacaatcaaaaaaacTATATAAGGAAATAACTAAATCCTTGACCAGAACgtacaatgtagaaaatgtaccTCGTTTTTGATTGacgtttttacatttctggccaGCAGCAAAGGGACCAGGTTGTGGCTTTTGTTCTGACAGGTGTAGTGAAGAGCAGTGTTGCCTTTCTGTAGAAGCGAAACAGGAGACCTGTTATGGCACGTTATGccacaggggaaaaaaaagtccctaTCTGAACGGGGGGGTCGAAGGGGGTGAATAATTGCTGTACTATTAGTCTTATAATAATGATGACCAATGAGAGCTTTTAAACCTACGTAATCCACGGCATCAACGTCCACGTTGCTGCTCAAAGCCAGATTCATTAATTTCACATTCCTCTTCTGCGTCTCTAGCTGTTCAGACAAATGATGGCAACGCTTAAACCGGACAGTGTGAcagcaggatttaaaaaaaaaaaaaagatataggTACACTGTGTGGTGGTCAAGTTTGAGCACAGTACCATTATAATGTATCCGATCAGCAAAATTGGCATGAGGATTATGATCAGCAGGAAGTCCAGATATGAGAACGCCCTCTTTGCCACATAGTgcagacatgtcctctttttctGCCAAAGGAAGACAAGCACGTCAAGCCACAGAAAACGGCAAAACAGAAATGAGATACAATATTTCGATACCTTGTTCCGCAGCGAGGCATCCGCGCCTTTGTCCAGCAGGAACTTGACCACCTGAAGGTTTCCAGCTCTGCAGGCAGCTATGAGAGGAGTGTCCCCAGACACCGCATCCTGAACATCTATATTCCTGCCATCGGCCCTGATGAGCTCGTACACTTTGCTGGACTCATTGTCATAACAAGCCTGACACAAAGGCTAAGGTGGAAAGAGAGATCAGATCTCATAGctccaaaaaacagaaaagatttCATAATATCAATGCATGACAGGGTAACTGCATATGCTtttgggctgtataagaaataaatgtcgcTGTTGACTGTAAGGTATTGGTAGCTCTGTACAGTCATCCTGGAAAGCAGGTATAGCCACATTGTTCAACATCTGCTGTCTGAGGAAAAAGTTTGCcttgcatttgtaaaatgttttgcatCTCTCATATGGACGAAACGTTTCATGAACGTTCGGCCTAACGTTCAGTGTAACACAAGCAACTTCACGTTATTAACAACCTAGTTTTCTATTcctgttcccttttttttaaaaaagaggcAAATAAATAGAGCGTACCTCTGAGTAAATTATGCCCATGTCGCTCGTCGGAACCTGTCAAGAAGCAGTTCAGTCCACTGAACACTGAAAAGTTTTTTCCACGCCCAGGCACGTAACTGGCAACATGAGCAAATGGGCGTGGTCTGTATTAATAACAAGACATCCTATACCTGGGCAATAATGAAAGTACCATGTCATTAAGTTATCATAgtttaaatgctgtaataaaGCAGCATTGCCAGctcatttatttgcatttgtattATTAAGTATTGTAGTTTACGACCGCATTAGTAACGTTCAAATGGTCGTTTGCAGTGGAGAAAGTGGAGACTCGTGTAAATccatatttatacatttgtataGCAAATACCAACAATTCTTGCTTCTTTAATATTCACTTGAATCCATCCGTGGCTGTAAAACGAAAGCCAGTGCGCCCTCTGGTGGGACCATGTAGTACAAACGAATCACTGCTGGCATCTTGCCTCAACTCCGGTTTGAGAACcatgtggcaaaaaaaacacgTTCGAGCCACCGATCTATAATATTCAGCCCTCCATGAGCCCCGTACGTGTCGAAATGTGACGAAGCATAATCGTTTGTGATAAAAACGCGTACAAGCCAGCCCGCGTCAGACTCGACGTTCATTGCTGTTGGtgatgattttttatttttatttgattgccTGGTCTACGTTAAGCATTGCGGAGTGGATGAATAGCCACCCACTTTGCTGCCTGTCACCCCCTGGACAACATAGCTGATGCCTCGTTTGACCGCAGGCTTCCTGAGCTGGGAGGCTGCGTTCGGCTTTCACTCGTGTTGCCATGTCCGCCAGGTTTCTCCGCGGAAAATGGCCTTCTGGTGAACTTTTAACATCACTACAGCAAACAGCATAGGAACATtagaaaacattagaaaaagCTTTAATGTTGTATGATATACCGTTGTAAATACATAGAAGCGTAAAAAAACGctcacagttaaaaaaaaaaagtatgaatcCTTTTTTCCATCGATTCGgtgctttaaaatatgcattttccCCAAATGtcccaaaattaaaaaaaatcttcccatTGGACGTTTTTGTCATTTGCAATTTTAATCGATCGGTTCAATTCTGATAGCACATGGCGACCGGAAACAACCAAGCGCAGTTCAGTCTCAAACCATTTGGACTTGACATATCGTgtaaatatattatgtatatatatgtattatatattatgcttatttgtatacctttgtatttaatgttactgtttgtattttaatgttacttggatgcaccatgggtctgagagtaacgcaatttcagttctctgtatgtcctgtacatgtggcagaattgacaaatAAAGTTGATTTTTGACTTTGAAATGTTGGAAGCGACGCGATTTGTGTATTGGAGCGGTTTTGGTGGCCGTTCCGCTTCGTTCCcgcggatctggcaacactggcttTCAGCCATCTTCCCCGCCGGTAAACGTTTCGCTCCGTTCAGTTCGGCGCATTATGCGCGATGGCTTTATGACgcacaaaaggcaaaaaaaaaaagaaagaaagaaagaaagaaagaacgcgCGAGCTcgcggcctttttttttttcctcgccaGGCTGACTGCGgttttcagttttctttcttttttttgtgttgcctgAATTCTAGCATGTGCTGCATGTGACCACAGGCGGGGATGCCGAGCGCGGGGTCCAGCATCAGAAGAGCAGGTGACTAAATTCCGGTAAGCCTGGacgtttaaaacaaaacacgcagacgtaatatatatttataacccACGCCACGAGACGCGAAATGCCTTTATGCCGCATGCAGACACCTTTCAAACGAAACCAGCCGGCTGTCAGGTGGTCGCGTCGAACCCGTCCAACCCGGAGAGGCAAGTTTGGCGCACGACCGTGCGCTCATTTAAACCGCTTCGTGTCCGGTGCGCTGCGTGTAAAACTGAAAACCACGTTCAGTGGGGTGCGAGGTGGTTAGTTTTATTGCTGCACAAACTCGGAAGTAATCACGAGATCTCACTGATGCACGAAAATCGGTCCGAATGAAGGAAGTGAACGCGCAGCGCGCACAATCTGTTTCAAGTTGgaggtaatatatatatatatataaattaacaatattttttttcttctccaaatAAAGCTGTTTgaagacttaaaaaaaatatatatatagttaaaaAATGCAGCATTCCGCATTCTTCATGTCCTGGCGGTGTTGCAACGCGCCTTTGTTCCGCATGTTGAACGTCCTTATGTAAGTGACAGCGGCGAACCACGCCGTGATTAAACGGTTGTGTAATGTCGCTCGGGTCGCCCGGCCTGGACTCGGGCCACTCCTCACATGCGCACTCGGGAGTGGACGCTTCGATTTCGGCTCTTATTTCTCGCTGTTAGTCCGAATTAAGGCGACGTGGCCTAAGTCATCGGCCCGAATGACTTGTTTTATGATTTAATTGTACAAAATGATTGACATTCTTCAGACATTGTCTTAATCTGGACCAAAAAGAAAGACATCACtcatttataaattaaaaatgatggtaggagcctagtgggtaacacactcgcctatgaaccagaagactcaggttcaaatccctcttactaccattatgtccctgagcaagacacttaaccgtaagttgctccagggggggactgtccttgtaactactgattgtaagtcgctctggataaggcgaactgtctgataaatgtaaaaaacgaaAGTGCAAAACATATGCTTCCGCCCACAGACCGG
Coding sequences within it:
- the ankrd22 gene encoding ankyrin repeat domain-containing protein 22 isoform X2, coding for MGIIYSEPLCQACYDNESSKVYELIRADGRNIDVQDAVSGDTPLIAACRAGNLQVVKFLLDKGADASLRNKKKRTCLHYVAKRAFSYLDFLLIIILMPILLIGYIIMKGNTALHYTCQNKSHNLVPLLLARNVKTSIKNEKGETPLDVAKRLKFAKIIKELKKEG
- the ankrd22 gene encoding ankyrin repeat domain-containing protein 22 isoform X1, which codes for MGIIYSEPLCQACYDNESSKVYELIRADGRNIDVQDAVSGDTPLIAACRAGNLQVVKFLLDKGADASLRNKKKRTCLHYVAKRAFSYLDFLLIIILMPILLIGYIIMLETQKRNVKLMNLALSSNVDVDAVDYKGNTALHYTCQNKSHNLVPLLLARNVKTSIKNEKGETPLDVAKRLKFAKIIKELKKEG
- the lipf gene encoding gastric triacylglycerol lipase encodes the protein MACWALLVGLFCCGLVRAEPTTFEGVKRLDPEVDMNISEIIRHWGYPAEEYEVVTEDGYILSVNRIPYGISSKNSQDPRPAVFLQHGLLAAGSNWITNLPNTSLGYLLSEAGFDVWIGNSRGNTWSQRHVNLTRDQDAFWEFSFDEMAKKDLPAVIDFITKTTGQEQIFYVGHSQGTTIAFVAFSTMPELASKIKMFFALAPVATVGFANSPMTKLSFLPEIIIWDLFGKKDFFPQNELIKFFATEFCSHEPFSCLCGNIFFLLCGFDERNLNMSRTPVYTTHCPAGTSVQNMIHWSQAVSSKKFMAYDYGKKGNMAHYNQTTPPAYNVRDMKVPTALWSGGHDTLADPKDVALLLTQIPNLVYHRHIKRWEHLDFIWGLDAPQEMYGDMIKLMRQHS